The nucleotide window CATCCATCTCGGCAGGGCTGACCTTGAACATCACGAACCCGTGCAGACTGCACCCCTTCACGTAGAAAGGACCCACCGGAAACTCCGGCCGGGCATCGCGACCTGCCATCAGTACCATCCGGCAACGTTCTGCCGCGATGCTAACCAGGAAATCGAAGTCGGGCTCGCGAACCGTTTCCCAAATCACATTCACCCCACCAGGACACACCTTCAAGACTTCCTCGGTGACGTTCTGTGTCTTGTAGTTGAAAACGTGGTCGGCCCCCAGTTCGCGGCAGATCTCAGCTTTGTCGCCGGAGCCTGCCGTGGTCAGCACGGTTGCCCCCATGGCTTTGGCCATCTGCACGACCATCGAGCCCACGCCGCCGGAACCACCATGCACGAAGATCGTCTCACCGGGCTTGAGCCGCGCGTTGTCGGCACCCAGGCCCAGATGTGCCGTCACGCCAGTCAGCGCACAAGCGGCGGCCGCATCGTCGCTGACATTGTCAGGGGTCGCGTACAACCAGTGCTCGTCCACGACGGCATACTCGGCGAACGTCCCTTGGCGACCAACCAGCCCCTGGTTCGTTCCCCACACGCGCTGACCTACCTGGTAGCGATTGGCCCCGGGTCCTACCTTTTCGATCGTACCGGCCAGGTCGCTGCCGGTCACAAACGGCTTGGGCAACTCCCAATAGTTGGCACCGTTGCGAATATAGGTATCGATCGGGTTGAGCGCGGCCGTACCGATCTTCACCAAGACCTGACCTTCCCCCGGTTCTGGCGTGGGGATCTCGCCAACCTGGATGACTTCGGGGGGGCCTGTTTGTTCGATGTAGGCTGCTTTCATCGCTTCTCTTCCTTCGGAGTGATCGCCAGATAATGCATCCCCCCATCCTATCGCTCCTGCTTGGGCACACAAGTTAGGCGCGCGGCACGGGATGCATCTCTGCCAATTGTTCCGCGTATCGATCGTATGGCAGAATAGATGCACACCATCACCCGCCAGGAGCCTGCACCATGAAGAACACCGCCTTGATCACCGGAGCATCCAGCGGCATCGGCCGCGAACTGGCCTGGGTCCATGCCGAGCACGGAGGGGACCTCGTCTTGATTGCCCGGCGAGGAGAACTGCTCGAAGAACTGAAGCGGGAGATCGTCGAGAAGCACAACGTCAAAGTTATGTGCATCGCGATCGACCTGAACGAGCCAGGTGCCGTTCACGAGGTTTATAATCAAGTCGACTCTGCCGGTATCGAGGTCGACATCCTGATCAACAACGCAGGCTTCGGCAATCATGGTCCCTTCTACCAGCACGACTGGAAGACCGACGGGGGCATGATTCACTTGAACGTCATGGTCCTTAGCGAGATGACCCACCGCTTTATGCAGGGAATGCTCGAGCGGCAACACGGACGCATCCTCAACGTCGGCAGCACCGCCGGCTTTCTGCCGGGTCCACTGATGGCCGTCTACTACGCCTCGAAAGCGTACGTCCTCAGTTTCTCGCAGGCCATCAACGAAGAAGTCGCTGACCTGGGCGTCACCGTCACGGCCCTCTGCCCCGGTCCCGTCGAAACCGAGTTCTTCCAACGCGCCCACGCCAAACATGTCGGCATGTTCAAGAAGGGCTCTACCGTCACTGCCCGCGGCGTCGCCGAGCTAGGCTACAAAGCGATGAAGAAGGGCCGCCTGGTCGTGATCAACGAATGGCGGCTGTGGTTCTTGTTGAACTGGATCACCCCGTGGGTGCCGCGGCGGACGCTGTTGAAGATCTCGAAGTGGTTGTTGAGTTCGTAGTTGGTTGAAGCCCTGAAACAACGAATTCCTAAATTGGGTTCAAATAACGCCAACCCCCTCCACATCTGGAAAGCGAAACACCACCCAGGGAGCCTGCTTAATAAGTTATTCATGATCGGGAGCCCGACGAGAAAGCCTCACTGCTACCGACACCGGCGGCCCTATGCTTCAAAGGAACAGCGACATATTTCTCAGCAACACAATGCATTATTGCGAGTAATCCCGGGTAAACGATCGCAGTAAAATTCGATCTGAGCATAATAAACTCCTTCTACTCTTTCGCTTGCACCTCTACAGCCCGCTGCACGATCCCGCCCCACGCACACATGATCTTGTTTCTTTTTTCTGTTTAAATTCATATTTCCATAGATTCGCAAATCGGGTTTTACTAGAATCGGCAACCGACTTAACCCTCCCCCCTTTTTGCACCCTCTCGCTCGCAGGAGCTCATTCATGGCTTCCTATCTTGTCCGTAATCGACGGGGCTTCACACTGGTCGAACTGCTTGTTGTGATTGCCATCATTGGCGTTTTGATTGCACTTTTGCTACCTGCCGTGCAGCAAGCCCGCGAGGCGGCTCGGCGAATGTCGTGCAGCAATAACTTAAAGCAGATGGGAATCGCGCTGCACAACTATCACGACGTCATGAAGCGATTTCCGATCAACTGGTACAACGGGTCCGGACAAGGGGGCAACAATATGTGCGTCTTGATCGGCCTGCTCCCATTTATCGAGCAGACAAGCCTGTACGACGGGATTGATATGAAGAACAACAATCTCACGCTGTACACCGTCAACGGCAAACGGGTCTGCGATCATCAGATCGAAGCCTATCAATGCCCCAGTGATCCGGATGTCGAAACCAACAATCCGACGACTTCGGCAGCACGAAGCAGCTATGCACCCAGCATTGGTTCGCAGTACATGCAATCGGCTGCCGGTTGTGATCTTCTGGCAAACGCCGGTGCGTTTCCTTCGGGAATGGGACTCGATACCGACAATGACGGCGAAGACCCCTTCAACCGCGGAAATGTTCGTTCGGACTGGGGAAACCAGCCTGTATCGGGCCCCTTCGGCCGTGGCTATTTCACACCTTACTCGGCTCGAATTGCCGACATCACCGACGGCACGTCGAACACGATCCTCATGGGCGAGATTCGCATGGCCTGCCAGACATTCGCAGGGTGGGGATGGTCATGGCCTGATTCGCTTTGGTATGCGACCACCGCTCCAATCAATTTTCCGACTTGCCCTGGTGATGCTCGATACGGCTCGAACACCTGCTTTTCCAATGCCAGTAACAACTGGAATGCTACGTTTGGTTTCAAATCGGCCCATCCAGGCGGGTGCCAGTTTGTCATGGCCGACGCTTCGGTTCACTTCCTGCCTGAAACGATCGATCGGCTAACCTATGCCCGGCTAGGGGACAAGGCCGATGGCGGCGTAATCGGCGACTTCTAAACCAGCGTTCGCTTTACGCAAAGCGACGCTACCTTCATCACTTCCTACCACCTCGATCGTCCTGCAGATCCCGTTATAAGGACACGATCCGACTATGTCCCCTCATCGATCCCTGACGTTACCTTGCCTGCTGTTAGTGCTGCTGACCGGTTGCTGGTCAAGTGGAGGACCAACCACCTATTCGGTTAAAGGTCTCGTGCACTACCAAGGAAAGCCCGTCGAAGGTGCCACAGTAACGCTCATTCCCCGACAAGCCGACGGCCGTTCCGCTAGCGGAACGACCGATGCGGAAGGAGCCTTCAAAGTAACAACGTATATCTCTCCTTCGCTGCAAGTCGAAGGAGCCATGCCAGGCGAGTACGATATCGTTGTCAGCAAGATGGAAATCCGCGACCTGGAGGAAGGCCTCACGCCCCAGGAAGCCCAAGCCGCGTTCCATAAGCTGGGTCCCCCTAAAAATCTTTTGCCCAAGAAGTACCGCAGCCCGAACACCTCGGAGCTGTCGGTATCCATCGAAGATGGCTCGCCTGATCCACTCACTTTGGAACTGGAGGACAAGTAAGAACGCCCCTAATTCCCCGGTGCTCGACACGCTGCAACGATGCCAAACGCCAATAGGCAACGGCAGCAATTCGCGACATGCTCTTGTCGTGGAGGAGGTTTTTGAAGACTTCTCGCTAGATGATGCGTTCCTAACAAACAGGAAATACCGAGAAGTTGGCTTTGATTCTCCTCCAGAAATATCCTTCATCGACTTCAACTTCGCGAGAGAATCGTCGCGAAAAGCCTCGACATCGAGGAATCCGTCCGGGGACCGGTGGTGATCACATGCACTCCCTCTAGCTGGCTGATCATCGAGAGCCGTCCAGTTGGCAAACCCTCTGGCGATATCTCATCCTGCTGGGTGTAGAAGACTGAGTTGGCATGGCCAATGCTGACTTCTCACCATTTCACATTCCATGTAAATGCAGGTTCCGATGCAACAAAAAGGTGGCACACACCAACTTGCAGTGTGCGCCACTCTCTACTATGAGTTTCCCCGATAGCCTTCGACAATTTTGACGACGATTTCGAATGCTAACACAAGCGATCCTAGCTGATCGCCGCCCCAGTCGGAATGCCATCAATTACAGCCTGAGGAACCGGCTGAGTTGGCCATCGAAAATGATACTTGTCCATCACAGCTGGCGACACAATATGACGCTTAGACCGTCCGTCAA belongs to Blastopirellula marina and includes:
- a CDS encoding NADPH:quinone reductase encodes the protein MKAAYIEQTGPPEVIQVGEIPTPEPGEGQVLVKIGTAALNPIDTYIRNGANYWELPKPFVTGSDLAGTIEKVGPGANRYQVGQRVWGTNQGLVGRQGTFAEYAVVDEHWLYATPDNVSDDAAAACALTGVTAHLGLGADNARLKPGETIFVHGGSGGVGSMVVQMAKAMGATVLTTAGSGDKAEICRELGADHVFNYKTQNVTEEVLKVCPGGVNVIWETVREPDFDFLVSIAAERCRMVLMAGRDARPEFPVGPFYVKGCSLHGFVMFKVSPAEMDVCGQEISRWLSEGKVKPRIGKIFPLSEAAAAHKLQEDNTLRQAGTLAGKILIKP
- a CDS encoding carboxypeptidase-like regulatory domain-containing protein produces the protein MSPHRSLTLPCLLLVLLTGCWSSGGPTTYSVKGLVHYQGKPVEGATVTLIPRQADGRSASGTTDAEGAFKVTTYISPSLQVEGAMPGEYDIVVSKMEIRDLEEGLTPQEAQAAFHKLGPPKNLLPKKYRSPNTSELSVSIEDGSPDPLTLELEDK
- a CDS encoding DUF1559 domain-containing protein, with product MASYLVRNRRGFTLVELLVVIAIIGVLIALLLPAVQQAREAARRMSCSNNLKQMGIALHNYHDVMKRFPINWYNGSGQGGNNMCVLIGLLPFIEQTSLYDGIDMKNNNLTLYTVNGKRVCDHQIEAYQCPSDPDVETNNPTTSAARSSYAPSIGSQYMQSAAGCDLLANAGAFPSGMGLDTDNDGEDPFNRGNVRSDWGNQPVSGPFGRGYFTPYSARIADITDGTSNTILMGEIRMACQTFAGWGWSWPDSLWYATTAPINFPTCPGDARYGSNTCFSNASNNWNATFGFKSAHPGGCQFVMADASVHFLPETIDRLTYARLGDKADGGVIGDF
- a CDS encoding SDR family NAD(P)-dependent oxidoreductase; this translates as MKNTALITGASSGIGRELAWVHAEHGGDLVLIARRGELLEELKREIVEKHNVKVMCIAIDLNEPGAVHEVYNQVDSAGIEVDILINNAGFGNHGPFYQHDWKTDGGMIHLNVMVLSEMTHRFMQGMLERQHGRILNVGSTAGFLPGPLMAVYYASKAYVLSFSQAINEEVADLGVTVTALCPGPVETEFFQRAHAKHVGMFKKGSTVTARGVAELGYKAMKKGRLVVINEWRLWFLLNWITPWVPRRTLLKISKWLLSS